From the Kitasatospora viridis genome, one window contains:
- a CDS encoding low temperature requirement protein A produces the protein MPSTRHTEPLVRPMRPRRRDEPHRVATSLELFFDLCFVVAVGQAGRELAGALAEGHGTGSALLHYALAFFAVWWAWMNFTWFSSAYDCDDVPYRLTTLVQITGALIFAAGIPRLFLNADFKLAVFGYVVMRLAQFTQWLRAARGEQGAARAMARSYALGVALVQLFWVVMLLVPKSAVNWFLPIGAIAELSVPAVAERRTQSPWHPHHIAERYGLFTLIVLGETVSAATVAMQSAVDEHEALHELIPIAVGGLLICFAAWWIYFAAPIHEHLRGNRQAFLWGYGHYLVFGSAAAVGAGLEVAVEHAVGKAHISAEAAAATVTVPSAVYLFTVWLLHARHGKSGPAQWVLPVAAALVLACTALGDGGVLAAGLVAAAAIAAGLWLSTRPSVPDASID, from the coding sequence ATGCCGTCGACCCGTCACACCGAACCCCTGGTGCGCCCGATGCGGCCGCGCCGCCGCGACGAGCCGCACCGGGTCGCCACCTCGCTGGAACTCTTCTTCGACCTCTGCTTCGTGGTCGCCGTCGGCCAGGCCGGCCGGGAGCTGGCCGGCGCGCTGGCCGAGGGGCACGGCACCGGCAGCGCGCTGCTGCACTACGCGCTGGCCTTCTTCGCCGTCTGGTGGGCCTGGATGAACTTCACCTGGTTCTCCTCCGCCTACGACTGCGACGACGTGCCCTACCGGCTCACCACCCTGGTGCAGATCACCGGCGCGCTGATCTTCGCGGCCGGCATCCCGCGGCTCTTCCTGAACGCCGACTTCAAGCTGGCGGTCTTCGGCTACGTGGTGATGCGACTGGCCCAGTTCACCCAGTGGCTCCGGGCGGCCCGCGGCGAGCAGGGCGCGGCCCGCGCGATGGCGCGCAGCTACGCGCTCGGCGTCGCCCTGGTGCAACTGTTCTGGGTGGTGATGCTGCTGGTGCCCAAGTCGGCGGTCAACTGGTTCCTGCCGATCGGCGCGATCGCCGAACTGTCGGTGCCGGCCGTCGCCGAGCGCCGCACCCAGAGCCCCTGGCACCCGCACCACATCGCCGAGCGGTACGGCCTGTTCACCCTGATCGTGCTCGGCGAGACGGTCTCCGCCGCGACGGTGGCGATGCAGAGCGCGGTGGACGAGCACGAGGCGCTGCACGAGCTGATCCCGATCGCCGTCGGCGGGCTGCTGATCTGCTTCGCCGCCTGGTGGATCTACTTCGCCGCCCCGATCCACGAGCACCTGCGCGGCAACCGGCAGGCCTTCCTGTGGGGTTACGGCCACTACCTGGTCTTCGGCTCGGCCGCCGCGGTCGGCGCCGGGCTGGAGGTCGCGGTGGAGCACGCGGTCGGCAAGGCGCACATCTCCGCCGAGGCCGCCGCCGCCACCGTCACCGTGCCGAGCGCCGTCTACCTGTTCACCGTCTGGCTGCTGCACGCCCGGCACGGCAAGTCGGGCCCGGCCCAGTGGGTGCTGCCGGTCGCGGCCGCACTGGTGCTGGCCTGCACCGCGCTCGGCGACGGGGGAGTGCTGGCCGCCGGCCTGGTCGCGGCCGCCGCCATCGCGGCCGGGCTGTGGCTGAGCACCCGCCCGTCGGTGCCGGATGCCAGCATCGACTGA
- a CDS encoding MarR family winged helix-turn-helix transcriptional regulator has translation MPATPPDDLTRQLVGLFAAANRRYAREIETAAAAHRLTALQAKALLAADRPVPMRTIADTVHAEPSNVTAIIDKLEQRGLVERRPDPADRRVKLVAATEDGHRVSADLLARTPFVNDPFAALDDAERERLLDMLRRVMES, from the coding sequence ATGCCAGCCACTCCCCCGGACGACCTCACCCGGCAGCTCGTCGGCCTCTTCGCCGCGGCCAACCGCCGCTACGCCCGGGAGATCGAGACCGCCGCCGCCGCGCACCGGCTCACCGCGCTGCAGGCCAAGGCCCTGCTGGCGGCCGACCGGCCGGTGCCGATGCGGACCATCGCCGACACGGTGCACGCCGAGCCGTCCAACGTGACCGCGATCATCGACAAGCTGGAGCAGCGCGGACTAGTGGAGCGCCGGCCCGACCCGGCCGACCGGCGGGTCAAGCTGGTCGCGGCCACCGAGGACGGCCACCGGGTCAGCGCCGACCTGCTGGCGCGCACGCCCTTCGTCAACGACCCCTTCGCGGCGCTGGACGACGCCGAACGCGAGCGGCTGCTGGACATGCTGCGGCGGGTGATGGAGAGCTGA
- a CDS encoding SDR family oxidoreductase, which yields MTTKTVLVTGTSSGIGLATAVALAEAGWHVIATMRDTGKAGALLAAAGERANLEVRALDVTDPASVTACLDGLDRLDAVVNNAGAGHVGTLELDSIEEVRGVMEVNFFGVLTVSKAALPLLRASGGRLLTVTSVGGVVGQPFNEAYCAAKFAVEGYLESLAPVAAQQGVTVSVIEPAAVASEFVANVGGIGPELQQDERYGKPFQSYLAHVQGAFAAAQPVREAAEVIVATLTAEQPPFRVQTSERAKAVAALKLADTDGSAVQAVTSAWIA from the coding sequence ATGACCACCAAGACCGTGCTGGTGACCGGGACCTCCTCCGGAATCGGGCTGGCCACCGCCGTGGCACTGGCCGAGGCCGGCTGGCACGTGATCGCCACCATGCGCGACACCGGCAAGGCCGGCGCGCTGCTGGCCGCCGCGGGCGAGCGCGCCAACCTGGAGGTCCGCGCGCTGGACGTGACCGACCCGGCCTCCGTCACCGCCTGCCTGGACGGCCTGGACCGGCTGGACGCGGTCGTCAACAACGCCGGCGCCGGCCACGTCGGCACCCTGGAACTCGACTCGATCGAGGAGGTCCGGGGCGTCATGGAGGTCAACTTCTTCGGCGTGCTCACCGTCTCCAAGGCCGCCCTGCCACTGCTGCGGGCGAGCGGCGGCCGGCTGCTCACCGTGACCAGCGTCGGCGGCGTGGTCGGCCAGCCGTTCAACGAGGCCTACTGCGCCGCCAAGTTCGCCGTCGAGGGCTACCTGGAGTCGCTGGCCCCCGTCGCCGCACAGCAGGGCGTCACGGTCAGCGTGATCGAGCCGGCCGCCGTGGCCAGCGAGTTCGTGGCCAACGTCGGCGGGATCGGCCCGGAGCTCCAGCAGGACGAGCGCTACGGCAAGCCGTTCCAGTCCTACCTGGCCCACGTCCAGGGCGCGTTCGCCGCCGCCCAGCCGGTCCGCGAGGCGGCCGAGGTCATCGTGGCCACCCTCACCGCCGAGCAGCCGCCGTTCCGGGTGCAGACCTCCGAGCGCGCCAAGGCGGTCGCCGCCCTCAAGCTGGCCGACACCGACGGCTCCGCCGTCCAGGCCGTGACCTCCGCCTGGATCGCCTGA
- a CDS encoding pentapeptide repeat-containing protein — translation MSLADQPYAHLLRPHDGPLRADERYDTVRLADRELDAPQAAGAAFLECALTDLTVSQGRLRRARFTECWVERTRWVATDLAETEWQDTTVTGSLLAGVAAYGSQLRRLTLRQCKVQAVNLRGAVLRDVVFEDCQLVDVDFSEARLTGVSFPGSSLEEVRFGRARQQRTDLRGATRLQLPDGHEGLSGALISSAQLIELAPQFARALGVEVRD, via the coding sequence ATGTCCCTGGCCGACCAGCCCTACGCCCACCTGCTGCGCCCGCACGACGGTCCGCTGCGCGCCGACGAACGCTACGACACGGTGCGGCTCGCCGACCGCGAGCTGGACGCCCCGCAGGCCGCTGGCGCGGCCTTCCTGGAGTGCGCGCTCACCGACCTGACGGTCAGTCAGGGAAGGCTGCGCCGCGCCAGGTTCACCGAGTGCTGGGTGGAGCGGACCCGCTGGGTGGCCACCGACCTGGCCGAGACCGAATGGCAGGACACCACGGTGACCGGCTCGCTGCTGGCCGGCGTCGCCGCCTACGGCTCCCAGCTGCGGCGGCTGACGCTGCGCCAGTGCAAGGTGCAGGCCGTCAACCTGCGCGGCGCGGTGCTGCGGGACGTGGTCTTCGAGGACTGCCAGCTGGTCGACGTGGACTTCTCCGAGGCCCGGCTGACCGGCGTGTCCTTCCCGGGCAGCTCGCTGGAGGAGGTCCGGTTCGGCCGGGCCCGGCAGCAGCGCACCGACCTGCGCGGCGCCACCCGGCTGCAACTCCCGGACGGCCACGAGGGGCTGAGCGGCGCGCTGATCTCCTCCGCCCAGCTGATCGAGCTGGCCCCGCAGTTCGCCCGGGCGCTCGGCGTCGAGGTGCGGGACTGA
- a CDS encoding ABC transporter permease, whose product MSAPRSRGRLVLARLLASKGVVVGGSIVLLLFLLAFVGPYLTHWRYTDIDYAAMRQPPSAQHWFGTAGLGQDVYAQTLRGLQKSLIIGLLVALLSTGLAGLVGACAGYFGGWTDRLLIFFVDLMLVFPSFLIITIISPRLKSSGWIAFVVLLAAFNWMITARVVRSMTISLKEREFVRAARFMGVRPMRVIWRHILPNCASYLIVDATIAVGAAVMNETALSYFGFGVQPPDVSLGTLIADGTDSASTYPWLFYFAAGLLVLFVLAVNLVGDGLRDALDPTADAGRRPSPRARRRAAAVPAQATAAVDPVNDAKDHDLKERA is encoded by the coding sequence GTGAGCGCCCCGCGCAGCCGCGGGCGGCTGGTGCTGGCCCGGCTGCTGGCCTCCAAGGGCGTGGTGGTCGGCGGATCGATCGTGCTGCTGCTCTTCCTGCTCGCCTTCGTCGGCCCCTACCTGACGCACTGGCGCTACACCGACATCGACTACGCGGCGATGCGCCAACCACCCTCCGCCCAGCACTGGTTCGGCACCGCCGGGCTCGGCCAGGACGTCTACGCGCAGACCCTGCGCGGACTGCAGAAGTCGCTGATCATCGGTCTGCTGGTGGCGCTGCTCTCCACCGGGCTGGCCGGCCTGGTCGGCGCCTGCGCCGGGTACTTCGGCGGCTGGACCGACCGGCTGCTGATCTTCTTCGTCGACCTGATGCTGGTCTTCCCGAGCTTCCTGATCATCACGATCATCTCGCCCCGGCTGAAGAGCAGCGGCTGGATCGCCTTCGTGGTGCTGCTCGCCGCGTTCAACTGGATGATCACCGCCCGGGTGGTGCGCTCGATGACCATCTCGCTCAAGGAGCGGGAGTTCGTCCGGGCCGCGCGGTTCATGGGCGTGCGGCCGATGCGGGTGATCTGGCGGCACATCCTGCCGAACTGCGCCTCCTACCTGATCGTGGACGCCACCATCGCGGTCGGCGCCGCGGTGATGAACGAGACGGCGCTCTCCTACTTCGGCTTCGGCGTGCAGCCGCCGGACGTCTCGCTCGGCACCCTGATCGCCGACGGCACCGACTCCGCGTCCACCTACCCGTGGCTCTTCTACTTCGCCGCCGGACTGCTGGTGCTCTTCGTGCTCGCGGTCAACCTGGTCGGCGACGGGCTGCGGGACGCGCTCGACCCGACCGCCGACGCCGGCCGGCGGCCCTCCCCGCGGGCCCGGCGGCGGGCCGCCGCCGTCCCCGCGCAGGCCACCGCCGCCGTCGACCCCGTGAACGACGCCAAGGACCACGACCTCAAGGAACGTGCGTGA
- a CDS encoding ABC transporter permease, protein MLRYLAKRLAYYLVLLVVSVFLAYALASSALNPRAYFENKQPRPAAAAVDRQLTALNINDHTPVVVRFGHWADGVLLHGDLGETIHGTSVNADFGRRLLVSMRLLVIGSVLGMLLGVAIGAWSAVRQYRISDRVLTFTSFVLLSTPVFLLALFLKNGAIALNQATGHQLINFTGYETPGLTGGLGAHLADWGVHLLLPTLSLTLMGLAGYSRYQRGTMLDVLGSDYLRTAEAKGLTHRQALLRHGLRTAVIPMSTLFAYNFLGIFTGATFTEKIFGWHGMGEWFIDSIQENDTNSVVAVTLFTAVTVLLSGLFADALHAALDPRVRAS, encoded by the coding sequence ATGCTGCGTTATCTGGCGAAACGCCTCGCCTACTACCTGGTCCTGCTCGTCGTCTCGGTCTTCCTGGCCTACGCCCTGGCGAGCAGCGCGCTCAACCCGCGGGCCTACTTCGAGAACAAGCAACCCCGCCCGGCCGCCGCCGCCGTGGACCGCCAGCTCACCGCGCTGAACATCAACGACCACACCCCCGTGGTCGTCCGGTTCGGCCACTGGGCCGACGGCGTGCTGCTGCACGGCGACCTCGGCGAGACCATCCACGGCACCTCGGTCAACGCCGACTTCGGCCGCCGACTGCTGGTCTCGATGCGGCTGCTGGTGATCGGCAGCGTGCTCGGCATGCTCCTCGGGGTGGCGATCGGCGCCTGGAGCGCGGTGCGGCAGTACCGGATCTCCGACCGGGTGCTCACCTTCACCTCCTTCGTGCTGCTCTCCACCCCGGTCTTCCTGTTGGCGCTCTTCCTGAAGAACGGCGCGATCGCCCTGAACCAGGCCACCGGTCACCAGTTGATCAACTTCACCGGCTACGAGACCCCGGGGCTGACCGGCGGCCTGGGCGCGCACCTCGCCGACTGGGGCGTGCACCTGCTGCTGCCCACCCTCTCGCTGACGCTCATGGGACTGGCCGGCTACAGCCGCTACCAGCGCGGCACCATGCTGGACGTGCTCGGCTCCGACTACCTGCGCACCGCCGAGGCCAAGGGCCTGACCCACCGCCAGGCACTGCTGCGGCACGGGCTGCGCACCGCCGTGATCCCGATGTCCACCCTGTTCGCCTACAACTTCCTGGGCATCTTCACCGGCGCCACCTTCACCGAGAAGATCTTCGGCTGGCACGGCATGGGCGAGTGGTTCATCGACTCGATCCAGGAGAACGACACCAACTCGGTGGTCGCGGTGACCCTGTTCACCGCCGTCACGGTGCTGCTCTCCGGGCTCTTCGCGGACGCGCTGCACGCGGCGCTCGACCCGCGGGTGCGTGCCTCGTGA
- a CDS encoding ABC transporter family substrate-binding protein, producing the protein MDATVRRRRLVARSLVATAALTLVLSGCSSSSGGGGGGASSSASAQPMSAEDINPQPLSNVKDGGELRIPLQQWPDQWNPLQVDGTYGDSVEIMKMIEPLLFRVDANGVYQPVPEFLQSAKVVSTSPQVVLYTLNPKAKWSDGKQLGFQDFKAVWQAASGTNPAFNTASTLGYNQISDVSQGDDPTQVKVTFSTPFADWQSLFYPLLPAAGISTPDDFNKGWVEKVPITGGAFKIGSMDKSAQTLTVVPDPNWWGNKPKLDKFTYRVLSASATTQAFLNDEVDYASAGRADAYAQLKDYKDGVIRTSFPWDEVHISFGSNGALADQKVRQALEKALDRQALTKVENQGVPVPFPLLGNHLLMTNQFGYQDNSGQWGKYDLAGAEQLLTQAGWQDAGAGKPRTKDGQPLELHFIISDATSQQTIDLATAVQNMLGQAGVKIDVDKVPANDLDEKYLNVGKFDLATWRNTGSFPPANIIPSYQMPQGDNVFQNYSKLSTPEIDSLLKQASQTLDPSQAAKLYNEADAKIWELGHTVELYQRPYVVAYRKGLANYGSAGLADFDYTKVGWQK; encoded by the coding sequence ATGGACGCCACCGTCCGCCGCCGCCGGCTCGTCGCCCGCAGCCTGGTCGCGACCGCCGCACTCACCCTGGTGCTGAGCGGCTGCAGTTCGAGCTCGGGCGGTGGCGGTGGCGGCGCGAGCAGCAGCGCGAGTGCCCAGCCGATGAGCGCCGAGGACATCAACCCGCAGCCGCTGAGCAACGTCAAGGACGGCGGGGAGCTGAGAATCCCGCTGCAGCAGTGGCCGGACCAGTGGAACCCGCTCCAGGTGGACGGCACCTACGGCGACTCGGTGGAGATCATGAAGATGATCGAGCCGCTGCTCTTCCGGGTCGACGCCAACGGCGTCTACCAGCCGGTCCCGGAGTTCCTGCAGTCCGCCAAGGTGGTCTCCACCTCGCCGCAGGTGGTGCTCTACACGCTCAACCCGAAGGCCAAGTGGTCGGACGGCAAGCAGCTGGGCTTCCAGGACTTCAAGGCCGTCTGGCAGGCCGCCAGCGGCACCAACCCGGCCTTCAACACCGCCAGCACGCTGGGCTACAACCAGATCAGCGACGTCTCCCAGGGCGACGACCCGACCCAGGTCAAGGTCACCTTCAGCACCCCGTTCGCGGACTGGCAGAGCCTGTTCTACCCGCTGCTGCCGGCCGCCGGGATCTCCACCCCGGACGACTTCAACAAGGGCTGGGTCGAGAAGGTCCCGATCACCGGCGGCGCCTTCAAGATCGGCTCGATGGACAAGTCGGCGCAGACCCTCACCGTGGTGCCGGACCCCAACTGGTGGGGGAACAAGCCCAAGCTGGACAAGTTCACCTACCGGGTGCTGAGCGCCTCGGCCACCACCCAGGCCTTCCTCAACGACGAGGTCGACTACGCCAGCGCCGGCCGGGCGGACGCCTACGCCCAGCTCAAGGACTACAAGGACGGGGTGATCCGCACCTCCTTCCCGTGGGACGAGGTGCACATCTCCTTCGGCTCCAACGGCGCGCTGGCCGACCAGAAGGTGCGCCAGGCGCTGGAGAAGGCGCTCGACCGGCAGGCCCTGACCAAGGTGGAGAACCAGGGGGTGCCGGTGCCGTTCCCGCTGCTTGGCAACCACCTGCTGATGACCAACCAGTTCGGCTACCAGGACAACTCCGGGCAGTGGGGCAAGTACGACCTGGCCGGCGCCGAGCAGCTGCTCACCCAGGCGGGCTGGCAGGACGCGGGGGCGGGCAAGCCGCGCACCAAGGACGGCCAGCCGCTGGAGCTGCACTTCATCATCTCGGACGCCACCTCCCAGCAGACCATCGACCTGGCCACCGCGGTCCAGAACATGCTGGGGCAGGCCGGCGTGAAGATCGACGTCGACAAGGTGCCGGCCAACGACCTGGACGAGAAGTACCTCAACGTCGGCAAGTTCGACCTGGCGACTTGGCGGAACACCGGCTCCTTCCCGCCGGCGAACATCATCCCCTCGTACCAGATGCCGCAGGGCGACAACGTCTTCCAGAACTACTCCAAGCTCAGCACGCCGGAGATCGACAGCCTGCTGAAGCAGGCCTCGCAGACCCTGGACCCGAGCCAGGCGGCCAAGCTCTACAACGAGGCGGACGCCAAGATCTGGGAGCTCGGCCACACCGTCGAGCTGTACCAGCGGCCCTACGTGGTGGCCTACCGCAAGGGCCTGGCCAACTACGGCTCGGCCGGCCTGGCCGACTTCGACTACACCAAGGTGGGCTGGCAGAAGTGA
- a CDS encoding phosphocholine-specific phospholipase C — protein MTDLSRRTFMAVSAATAAGAAVAGTVGAATPAPAATTTGTGTITDVQHVVVLMQENRSFDHYFGTLKGVRGFGDKATIQLSGGYSVFNQPNGSARQYPWAFSAGSSEQVSQCNGDLSHAWSDQHAAWNTGKMDSWVSAKRTNRALGYLRRSDIPFHYALADNWTICDAYHCSVLSATGPNRTYHWSGMIDPSGTAGGPAYDGGDESGLTWQTYAEALENAGVSWKVYQNASDNFGDNALAYFSQFANAPAGSDLAVKGMGSVPSVTGRTPDDIAAAIQADVLAGTLPQVSWVVADQQSSEHPYATPEDGAHFVHMVMNALNADPNVFNSTVLLINYDENDGFFDHVPPPVAPAGTAGEFYNSTNIGLGFRVPMLAISPWTRGGWVNSEVFDHTSVLRFLETWTAALGTPATCANISAWRRKVCGDLTSVFDFANPVYGMPSLPDTSQTIGLATCGPLGNPSPVTNALPAQESGTRPARALAYQPNANLDHLEFDAGGVTKVWLAMDNSAATGGSSAHFAAYANAYRSGGPWQYTVDPGASTSDFFNCGTNYGNGKYDLTVVGPNRFLRRFQGDTTKSGKTAAVTASYAAAPDTGKLALWFKLANTGTSAVTFTITSTNYRTDGPWTYTVQPGASTSDYFNAVAYQNGWYDFTVTVSGDSSWSQRFTGHLESGAPSVSG, from the coding sequence ATGACTGACCTCAGCCGCAGGACCTTCATGGCCGTCTCGGCGGCCACCGCGGCCGGCGCCGCGGTGGCCGGCACGGTCGGCGCCGCGACCCCCGCGCCCGCCGCCACGACCACCGGCACGGGCACCATCACCGACGTCCAGCACGTGGTGGTCCTGATGCAGGAGAACCGCAGCTTCGACCACTACTTCGGCACCCTCAAGGGGGTCCGCGGCTTCGGCGACAAGGCCACCATCCAGCTCTCCGGCGGCTACTCGGTCTTCAACCAGCCGAACGGCTCCGCGCGGCAGTACCCGTGGGCGTTCAGCGCCGGCAGCTCCGAGCAGGTCTCGCAGTGCAACGGCGACCTCTCGCACGCCTGGAGCGACCAGCACGCCGCCTGGAACACCGGGAAGATGGACTCCTGGGTCTCGGCCAAGCGCACCAACCGCGCCCTCGGCTACCTGCGGCGCTCGGACATCCCGTTCCACTACGCGCTGGCCGACAACTGGACCATCTGCGACGCCTACCACTGCTCGGTGCTCTCGGCCACCGGCCCGAACCGCACCTACCACTGGTCCGGCATGATCGACCCGTCCGGCACCGCCGGCGGCCCGGCCTACGACGGCGGCGACGAGTCCGGCCTGACCTGGCAGACCTACGCCGAGGCGCTGGAGAACGCCGGCGTGAGCTGGAAGGTCTACCAGAACGCCTCGGACAACTTCGGCGACAACGCCCTGGCCTACTTCAGCCAGTTCGCCAACGCCCCGGCCGGCAGCGACCTGGCGGTCAAGGGCATGGGCTCGGTGCCCAGCGTGACCGGCCGCACCCCCGACGACATCGCCGCCGCGATCCAGGCGGACGTGCTCGCCGGCACCCTGCCGCAGGTCTCCTGGGTGGTCGCCGACCAGCAGTCCTCCGAGCACCCGTACGCCACCCCGGAGGACGGCGCGCACTTCGTGCACATGGTGATGAACGCGCTGAACGCGGACCCCAACGTGTTCAACTCCACCGTGCTGCTGATCAATTACGACGAGAACGACGGCTTCTTCGACCACGTGCCGCCGCCGGTCGCCCCGGCCGGCACCGCCGGCGAGTTCTACAACTCGACCAACATCGGCCTCGGCTTCCGGGTCCCGATGCTCGCCATCTCGCCCTGGACGCGCGGCGGTTGGGTCAACTCCGAGGTCTTCGACCACACCTCGGTGCTGCGCTTCCTGGAGACCTGGACGGCGGCCCTGGGCACCCCGGCCACCTGCGCCAACATCAGCGCCTGGCGGCGCAAGGTCTGCGGCGACCTGACCAGCGTCTTCGACTTCGCCAACCCGGTCTACGGCATGCCGTCGCTGCCCGACACCTCGCAGACCATCGGCCTGGCCACCTGCGGCCCGCTGGGCAACCCCTCGCCAGTCACCAACGCGCTGCCCGCCCAGGAGAGCGGCACCCGCCCGGCCCGCGCCCTGGCCTACCAGCCGAACGCCAACCTGGACCACCTGGAGTTCGACGCCGGCGGCGTCACCAAGGTCTGGCTGGCGATGGACAACAGCGCGGCCACCGGCGGCAGTTCGGCGCACTTCGCGGCCTACGCCAACGCCTACCGCAGCGGCGGCCCGTGGCAGTACACGGTTGACCCGGGCGCGAGCACCAGCGACTTCTTCAACTGCGGCACCAACTACGGCAACGGCAAGTACGACCTGACCGTGGTCGGCCCCAACCGCTTCCTGCGCCGCTTCCAGGGCGACACCACCAAGTCCGGCAAGACCGCCGCGGTGACCGCCTCCTATGCCGCCGCTCCGGACACCGGCAAGCTCGCGCTCTGGTTCAAGCTGGCCAACACCGGCACCAGCGCGGTGACCTTCACCATCACCTCGACCAACTACCGCACCGACGGCCCGTGGACGTACACCGTCCAGCCCGGTGCCAGCACCAGCGACTACTTCAACGCCGTCGCCTACCAGAACGGCTGGTACGACTTCACCGTCACGGTGAGCGGCGACAGCAGCTGGTCGCAGCGGTTCACCGGCCACCTGGAGAGCGGCGCGCCGAGCGTCAGCGGCTGA